Proteins encoded together in one Luteimonas fraxinea window:
- a CDS encoding prolyl oligopeptidase family serine peptidase: protein MNVAYSILPLLLGAAVAHAAPLPPAPTEAFVEDRFGHDIDDPYRWMEDPAQAAKLQAWMTEAGAATRARLDALPERAAFETTLRAATRAGVSYNEAKSAGGRLFFRQRDPGAAVSKLVVRDDAGERVLLDTATREGATQAIASFAPSPDGALVAVMVGEGGGELGRFAILDVADGRERYRLDGMTFGDFELSWLAPDLVAYTRMTHAPDSGVDPLLDTQAMVVALTPQGPVERVGLGNRLEGGPTFAPEEFPAIIGPGHGDLVFGYGLGARADARALVTSLAALRAGTPAWRSLADYSDQLSTDALVGESDYYFVSTREASNGALYRRTLGADAIGAIETVMPAGDLILSDLVATRDGLYVMGTRDGVSQVLYLAGGKGAPQAIALPFESELQDAAADGDGGSMVFGLRGWTTTTRAFRATGARIEALGLDSATWAPTQAFVATRAEALSRDGTRVPMVVVRKPGAADAPVPTFVEGYGSYGVLTTSPLSSPLLSPWIERDGAFVFCGTRGGGERGRAWHEAGREANKPNAHDDLAACAQQAQTMGIASPATTLVMGTSAGGLLAPATTMKHPELFAGLMPRVAVLNASRLEAAPNGPNQFAEMGDPRTQAGFEALLAQDAYVMLEDARDLPDTLITVGMNDSRVAPWMAAKFAARASAKFGDRREILLRVDTTQGHGIGSSQDSQVAELADAFAWGWAQATTP from the coding sequence GTGAATGTTGCCTACTCGATCCTACCGCTGCTGCTGGGCGCCGCTGTTGCCCACGCCGCGCCCCTGCCGCCGGCACCGACCGAAGCGTTCGTCGAAGACCGCTTCGGGCATGACATCGACGATCCGTATCGCTGGATGGAAGACCCGGCGCAGGCGGCGAAGCTGCAGGCGTGGATGACCGAAGCCGGCGCGGCGACACGCGCGCGGCTCGATGCGCTGCCCGAGCGCGCGGCGTTCGAGACCACGCTGCGGGCCGCGACCCGTGCGGGCGTGTCCTACAACGAGGCGAAATCCGCCGGCGGACGCCTGTTCTTCCGGCAGCGCGATCCGGGCGCGGCCGTATCCAAACTGGTCGTGCGCGATGACGCTGGCGAGCGCGTGCTGCTCGATACCGCGACCCGCGAAGGCGCGACGCAGGCGATCGCCAGTTTCGCGCCGTCGCCCGACGGCGCACTGGTGGCGGTGATGGTGGGCGAGGGCGGCGGTGAACTCGGGCGCTTCGCGATTCTCGATGTCGCCGATGGACGCGAGCGCTACCGTCTCGACGGCATGACCTTCGGCGACTTCGAACTGTCCTGGCTCGCCCCGGATCTGGTCGCCTACACGCGCATGACGCATGCACCCGACAGCGGTGTCGATCCGCTGCTGGACACGCAGGCGATGGTGGTCGCGCTGACGCCGCAGGGCCCGGTAGAACGCGTCGGCCTGGGCAATCGCCTCGAAGGCGGACCGACCTTCGCTCCGGAAGAGTTCCCGGCGATCATCGGGCCGGGCCATGGCGATCTGGTGTTCGGCTACGGGCTCGGTGCGCGCGCCGATGCGCGTGCGCTGGTGACCTCGCTGGCCGCACTGCGCGCGGGCACGCCCGCGTGGCGGTCGCTGGCGGACTACAGCGACCAGCTCTCCACCGATGCACTGGTCGGCGAGTCGGACTACTACTTCGTCAGCACCCGCGAGGCATCGAACGGTGCGCTGTACCGGCGCACGCTGGGCGCCGATGCGATCGGCGCGATCGAGACCGTGATGCCCGCAGGCGATCTGATCCTGTCGGACCTGGTCGCCACGCGTGACGGCCTCTATGTGATGGGCACGCGCGATGGCGTCTCGCAGGTGCTGTATCTCGCCGGTGGCAAAGGCGCGCCGCAGGCAATCGCGTTGCCGTTCGAAAGCGAACTGCAGGATGCCGCGGCCGATGGCGACGGTGGATCAATGGTGTTCGGCCTGCGCGGCTGGACCACGACTACACGCGCATTCCGCGCGACCGGCGCACGCATCGAAGCACTCGGTCTGGATTCTGCGACCTGGGCGCCGACGCAGGCCTTCGTCGCGACGCGCGCGGAAGCCTTGAGTCGCGACGGCACGCGCGTGCCGATGGTCGTGGTGCGCAAGCCGGGCGCTGCGGATGCGCCGGTGCCGACGTTCGTCGAGGGCTACGGCAGCTACGGCGTGCTGACCACATCGCCGCTGAGTTCGCCGCTGCTGTCGCCCTGGATCGAGCGCGACGGCGCCTTCGTGTTCTGCGGTACGCGTGGCGGTGGCGAACGCGGCCGCGCCTGGCACGAAGCCGGACGCGAAGCGAACAAGCCGAACGCACATGACGATCTTGCCGCGTGTGCACAGCAGGCGCAGACCATGGGCATCGCGTCGCCGGCGACCACGCTGGTCATGGGCACCAGTGCCGGCGGTCTGCTGGCACCGGCGACCACGATGAAACACCCCGAACTGTTCGCCGGCCTGATGCCGCGCGTCGCCGTGCTCAATGCGAGCCGCCTCGAAGCCGCTCCGAACGGGCCGAACCAGTTCGCCGAGATGGGCGACCCGCGCACGCAGGCCGGATTCGAAGCGCTGCTCGCGCAGGACGCCTACGTGATGCTCGAGGACGCGCGCGATCTGCCCGATACGCTGATCACCGTCGGCATGAACGACAGTCGCGTGGCGCCATGGATGGCCGCGAAGTTCGCCGCGCGCGCCAGCGCGAAATTCGGCGACCGGCGCGAGATTCTGCTGCGCGTCGACACCACACAGGGCCACGGCATCGGCTCGTCGCAGGACAGCCAGGTGGCGGAACTCGCCGACGCGTTCGCGTGGGGCTGGGCGCAGGCGACGACGCCCTGA
- a CDS encoding VOC family protein produces the protein MIPKNTICLWFDGTALDAATFYAETFPDSAVQAVHHAPGDYPDGKADVPITVEFTVFGIPCLGLNGGPHFPQTEAFSFQIATDDQAETDRLWNAIVDNGGAESECGWCKDRWGVNWQITPRVLTEAYTSPDRAAASRAFDAMMTMKKIDVAAIEAAVRG, from the coding sequence ATGATTCCGAAGAACACGATCTGCCTGTGGTTCGACGGCACCGCGCTCGACGCGGCGACGTTCTACGCGGAGACGTTTCCCGACAGCGCGGTCCAGGCCGTGCACCACGCGCCGGGCGATTACCCCGACGGCAAGGCCGACGTCCCGATCACGGTCGAGTTCACCGTGTTCGGCATCCCCTGCCTCGGGCTCAACGGCGGCCCGCATTTCCCGCAGACCGAAGCGTTTTCGTTCCAGATCGCCACCGACGACCAGGCGGAAACCGATCGCCTGTGGAACGCGATCGTCGACAACGGCGGCGCCGAAAGCGAGTGCGGCTGGTGCAAAGATCGGTGGGGCGTGAACTGGCAGATCACCCCGCGCGTGCTCACCGAGGCCTACACGAGTCCCGATCGCGCAGCGGCGAGTCGCGCCTTCGACGCGATGATGACGATGAAGAAGATCGACGTCGCCGCGATCGAAGCTGCGGTCCGCGGCTGA
- a CDS encoding DUF3325 domain-containing protein translates to MHEASHAAWLLTAALLASIVGMAWLALAMPAHGQQVWGAPVSPAHARALRVLGAVALAVSLALCLASDHASMAALVWVMSLAGGAFATAMALAWRARWLALLAPWIGAADTAATR, encoded by the coding sequence ATGCATGAGGCGTCGCACGCAGCCTGGCTGCTGACCGCGGCCCTGCTCGCCAGCATCGTCGGCATGGCATGGCTGGCACTGGCGATGCCGGCGCACGGCCAGCAGGTCTGGGGCGCGCCGGTCTCGCCTGCGCACGCGCGCGCGCTACGGGTGCTGGGCGCGGTTGCGCTCGCCGTGTCGCTGGCCCTGTGTCTGGCGAGCGATCACGCCTCGATGGCCGCACTGGTCTGGGTGATGTCCCTGGCCGGCGGCGCATTCGCGACAGCGATGGCGCTCGCCTGGCGTGCGCGCTGGCTGGCGCTGCTGGCGCCGTGGATCGGCGCCGCGGACACCGCCGCGACGCGCTGA